A stretch of the Arachis stenosperma cultivar V10309 chromosome 6, arast.V10309.gnm1.PFL2, whole genome shotgun sequence genome encodes the following:
- the LOC130934084 gene encoding uncharacterized protein LOC130934084 yields MQNQNAAIKKLETQIGYLFKQLSNHNLCNDNNSSKEEECQAITLRSGKELKELSQKPQEEGSNEKGEEQDEVQTPTSSPQKEKGMPKLNISRAPYPQQLKKKEDDNQFHKLPQKLKDPGSFQIPCIIGEITVEKALCDLGASINLMSVAMMRNMKIEEAKPTKMALQLADRSFKFPHGIVEDLLVKVGDFIFLADFVVLDMQEEAKSSIILGRPFLATTGAIIDVQKGDLTLRLHNEKMTFNMFKAMSYPPE; encoded by the exons ATGCAGAATCAaaatgctgccatcaagaaaCTGGAGACACAAATTGGTTATCTATTCAAGCAGCTTTCTAACCACAACCTTTGCAATGATAACAATTCAAGCAAAGAGGAGGAGTGTCAAGCTATAACACTTAGGAGTGGGAAGGAACTTAAGGAACTCTCCCAAAAACCACAAGAAGAAGGTTCAAATGAAAAGGGAGAAGAGCAAGATGAAGTTCAAACTCCTACTTCAAgtccacaaaaagaaaaaggcaTGCCAAAACTAAACATCTCAAGAGCTCCATATCCTCAGCAgttgaagaaaaaggaagatgaCAACCAGTTC CACAAACTACCCCAGAAGTTGaaggatcctgggagctttCAGATCCCTTGTATTATAGGGGAAATCACAGTAGAGAAGGCCCTTTGTGACTTAGGAGCCAGCATCAATTTGATGTCAGTAGCAATGATGAGGAATATGAAGATCGAGGAggctaaaccaacaaaaatggCCTTACAACTGGCAGACCGATCGTTCAAGTTCCCTCATGGCATAgtagaggatttgttggtgaAAGTAGGAGACTTCATATTCCTGGCAGATTTTGTAGTGTTGGACATGCAGGAGGAAGCCAAGTCCTCCATTATTCTGGGAAGGCCGTTCTTGGCTACTACTGGAGctatcattgatgtccaaaaaggtgATCTTACCTTGAGATTACACAATGAAAAGATGACATTCAATATGTTCAAGGCCATGAGTTACCCACCAGAATAA